The DNA window TTCGAACGAGGCATTGGATAGCATTAATCCCCCTAGCACCGATTGTTCAGAGTCAATCGAATGAGGCGGAACCTTGAAAGGTGTAGAACTTGTGGATGTCGCGTTTTTTGTATTTACTTGCATGACAGACTTCTAGATAGTTTATAGCATGGATTATAAACGATTCAGCTTGCCAATAGGTTAATTCAAGCGATTAACAAACCTAGCGCTATCAACGCGGGGGTCGCTAAATTGATGATAACGTTCGAAGCCAAGTCAGTTGATGACGGTCTAAAAGGATGAGGTGATGTTATAAGTTTGATCATTAATGGAATAGCGAGCACCAGCATCAACAGTCCTAAAAGGCTCCATAATGGAATACAGTCTGTGAGCGCCAGAGCAACTAGACCTACAAAGCTGGTTATTAAAAACAGGTTAAATACGCGAACACCGGTTTTTTCACCATAAGCAATAACTAGGTTGCGCCGCCCGACTTGTCGATCAGCCGCTAAATCTGGGTATTGGTTAAGCAATAATAAATTATTAACTAGGAAGAATGGAATCAAGGAGAGTGCCAACGCAATACAGCTATAGTACCCGGTGAGTACATAGTAAGACCCCATGACCATTAAGGGTCCAAATGCCAGGCCTGGTGTGATTAAACAAAGCCAAGGAGAACGGGTTATTTTAGGGGTATAGGCAAGAACCAAGCCAACACCGACTAGGCCAATCGGCAGCAGCCCCCATCCTGTGAGCCAGATAAAATACAAGCCCAGAGTCATGACAAACCCGAGCAAACCCAACCCTATTGCTTCAACGCGGTTAATCAACCCCGGATAGTCTTGCAATGCGCCACTGCCTCCACTAAAAGGTGTGCGTTGAGTTAGTTCATCCAAACCAGAACGTGCATCATGCGCTTCATTGAGCATATTGACACTGGCATGTGCAGCAAGCGCGCCAAGCAGTACCAGCGTAAAGAGTGCAATTGAAAACTCCGCGTTATCCTTGTGGGCCAATGCACCGGCCATCGTGATAACTGAAAGCGTAAGCAATAAAAAAGGCGGCCTAGCCGTTAAAAAAATCGCTTTAATCATGGCAGATAACTATCCATACGTTGCGCCCAACCCGGCATCCAGCGCTGTTCGTTTCTGGCTGCGGGTGATAGCTCAATACGTCTGGCTAACACCTGTTTACCTGCCTGCGAGAAAGCTTGCAACAACTGTTTATTGTCAAGAATTTCTTCCGAATCAGGCATGGCTTGCAATAGCTGTAGCAGCCCCCAACCTTCGCCTTGATAACGCTCATTGGCATCCGTACCCCAGCCCTTAAAGTTAACATAATCTATTAAGGCATACTGTCCATAACGGTTCTGCATCAGTCGGTTGATCTTAACTTGAATCGCCTGAGCTTGTTGAGGATCAAGCCTTTCGGTTAAACCTAAAGCGCCTTGCTGAAAGCGTTGCACAATAAATTGAGTTTGTTGCTCTTTAGTGGCCTTGAGCCAAATACGAAGTTCGTTCATTTCAGCTGAAGACCAGGCCTGGTCAAACTCTGTTTTAGTTTGCCAGGGCGGATGAGGTTGTTTCATCCAGTCGGGTGTTGGGTGGGTCTTAGAGACAAACGCCACCATTTGAGGAAAAGTGGCGTTAAAAGGCAAATTCAAGCCTGAAGGCAACCAAATAAAATGACCAAGACCTAATGATGGAAACTCCTCTGCCGGACTCCAAAAGGTTAAGTGCTCAGGTTTACCGCCGGTTTCATTTTGGTAGATTCTTTCCCCTATCCACTGAATATCTTGTGCCGTTAATGTATGAGCCGATAAATGAGACATCGGCCCCATCAGCACAAGGATTAACCCAACATAATAAAGCCGCAATTTACACATATTAATGGATTAACGGCGCCGGCGTTGAAGACCTGATTTTGGCACCAACCTTGTCT is part of the Thiomicrospira microaerophila genome and encodes:
- a CDS encoding prenyltransferase → MIKAIFLTARPPFLLLTLSVITMAGALAHKDNAEFSIALFTLVLLGALAAHASVNMLNEAHDARSGLDELTQRTPFSGGSGALQDYPGLINRVEAIGLGLLGFVMTLGLYFIWLTGWGLLPIGLVGVGLVLAYTPKITRSPWLCLITPGLAFGPLMVMGSYYVLTGYYSCIALALSLIPFFLVNNLLLLNQYPDLAADRQVGRRNLVIAYGEKTGVRVFNLFLITSFVGLVALALTDCIPLWSLLGLLMLVLAIPLMIKLITSPHPFRPSSTDLASNVIINLATPALIALGLLIA